The Flavobacterium johnsoniae genomic sequence AAGCATTAGATTTTATCCATTTAATTCTGGTAGTAACTTCAAAACCTTTATTGTACATACTTGCGGCATTTAATTGTACAGAAGAATAACCTGTTTCAGTCGGGACATCTCTTGTTGCAATCAAATTAGTTTTGTTGTCATAATAATATTCTACAGATAATTCAACTCTGTTGAAAATATTAAAATCAAAACCAGCGTTAAATTTGGCGTTTTTTTCCCAAGTTAAATTACCGTTTGGAGCGTCGCCAGTAGTTGCTCCGATTCCGCCATTGTAAGCATTTTGACCAATATTATACAAACCTTTAGAGCGGTAAGAACCAATTCTAGAGTTTCCAGTTGTACCGTAACTTGCTTTTAATTTTAAGAAATCAATCCAAGAAGCAGAATTAAGAAAGTTTTCATTGCTAATAATCCATCCAGCACCGATACCGCCATTATTTGCCACATTCGTATCATCTCCAAAAACAGAGCTTTCATCACGACGATAATTGGCTAATAAAAAGTAACGTTTTTTATAATTATAGTTTAATTGTGAGAATAAAGAAACTCTCGAATTATAACTGATTTCACCTCTGTAAGACTGTCCAGCTTTAGATTCATCCACATTTGGTGTAGCAGGATTATCGTCTCTTATTGCATCTGTAATCTTATTTAGTACGCCTGGATTTACGTATCCAACTCCAGATGAATAATGAAAATCGGTTTTATCTTCACTAAGCTCAAAACCAAGAACACCATCAATACTGTGATTTTCTGTAATATCTTTATTAAATAAAGCTTGTCCTTGCCAATTCCATTTTGTAGAATTTCTTTCGTTTAATAATCTACGTCCCCAAGCTGGATATAAAATTCCTCCAAGTGTAAAAGAACCATTAAACTGACCGCTTTCATTTGCTCCAGAAAAATAGCGATCTTGATCTTTATCACTATAATCCATACCAAAAAGAGTCGCAAATCTGATATTATTATTCAATTTATAAGACAAATTAATGCTTCCTAAAATACCAAATGTTTGCGTTTCATTTTTGTTTTGTTGAATTGCCGCCAACGGATTTCCAGCTGTAGCGCCGCTTACGCCTAAATTTGAAAAAGTTCCGTCTGCATTATATGGAGAAAGAGTTGGAAGATAAGCAAATCCGTAAAAAATATTTGGAGCGTCTTTCTGTACAAAACTCGGATTCAGCATTAAATTAATGTCCCATTTTCCAGAGCTGTAACCTAAATTGATTCCCGCGTTTAACTGTTTTGTATCGTTACCCATCTGAGGCTCATCAATTTTAGTATAGCTAACATTTGTTCGATATGAAAATTTTGAATTAGCACCAGAAACATTAAAATTGTATTTATTGTAAACACCAGCTTGGTTTAATAAACCAAACCAATCGGTATTAATTCCATTGTAAGCAAATGGAACATAGTTCGTTGTCGTATTTTTTAAGTATTGGTTTCTTATTTCAGTATACTGCTCTCCATTTAAGTATTTAATTTGATTAATAGCCGAAGAAACCCCAAGCTGATTAGAAAAACCAAACTGAGTTTTCCCTTTTTTTCCTTTTTTAGTGGTAATCAAAATAACGCCATTTGCACCATCAGCACCGTAAATACCTACTGCCGCAGCATCTTTTAAAACCGAAATAGTTTCTATATTTTCTGGAGCAATTTTCATTAACGGATTAGTCAGATTTTCAGCAAAAGTTCCAGATCCGTCAAAATCTCCACCATCGATAGCATATTCTTCACTCATCACAACGCCATCAACAATAATTAAAGGTTGCGAAGAAGTTCCAGTAATTGCATTGGTTAAAGACGATAATGTTCCTTTACCACGTATATTAATTTTAACAGGACCGCCAACACCAGAAGTATTTTCTACCATAACTCCAGCAATTTGTCCAGTAATCATTTTGTCGAAACTTTCTGAAGCTTGTTCTACCGCAATATCTTTTGCGTTTAATATAGAAATACTCCCAACAATTTCTTCTTTTAATTTTGTTGTTCCATAAGAAGACGTAATAATAACCGGATTTAACTCGTCTGCTGATTCTTGCAAGTAAAAAACAAAATTCTTTTTATCGTCTGCTTTTTGAGATTGAGATTCCATTCCTAAAAAACCTACTTCAAGAACAAGATTCGGAATATCATTTCCTTTTAACTGATAAACAAATTTTCCGTTAAAATCTGTAATAGCGCCCATTCCAGTTCCTTTTACACGAATTGTAGCGCCAGGAAGCGGCTGTTTGTCTTTTGCATTATAAACAGTTCCTGTAATAAAACGCTCTGTTTCTTGATTCGCGCCAGAATCATTAGAAGTGTTTGAGTTGGTCAATAAAACTTGCTTTTTCTGAATGTAAAACGAGATATTTTTTCCGTTAAATAATGTCGTCAAAGTCTTTTCTAAAGAAGCATTATCAACATTAATATCTGCTAATTGTTCGGTATCAATTTTTCGAGCGTTATAAATAATTCTAAAATCTGTTTGCTCTTCAATAGATTTGATAATTAGACTTATAGGTTTATTTTTTACGTGTAATGTAATAGTTTTATTTTGAGAAAAAGCCGAAAAACAGGATAAAAGAAAGCCTAAGAAAAATAGAATTTTTCTTGAATTGGGATGTATCGTAAATGTCATGTTTTATTTAGTTATGGAAAATTGGTGTAATAGTAATTGTGTTTTGTTTAATAGAATAATTAAATGGCGTGTCGCGTTTTAGAAGCTCTAAAATGTTTTCGACACTAGATTCACTAATTTTTATTGAACCTGTAAAACTCTGTTTGGCCAAAACAGCATTTTCGTTGATAATTTCGACGTCGTAGGTACGTTCAATAATCTTAATAATTGTTGAAAATGGGGTATTTTGAAATGCAAGTTCACCTTGAGTCCAAGCTTCATAAAATGAGGTGTCCACTGTTTTGGTGATCATTTTTTTGGACTCGCTTTGCCAAACTGCCATTTGGGTTGGCTTAAGCAAAACGGCATTTAAAGGATTGTCTTTTTCAGACATTTGAATGCTTCCTTCGACCAAAACACTGCTCACGGTTTTGTCTTCAGGATAAGCACTTACATTAAATCTTGTTCCGAGAACTTCTATATCAACTTCTTCAGAATGAACAATAAACGGATGCTGCTTGTCTTTGGCAACTTCAAAAAATGCTTCACCGGATAAATAAACATTCCTTTTTCCGTTAATTCCAAATTGTTCCGGATAACGTAAAGTCGTTCCAGAATTTAAACTCACAAGGGTACCATCTGAAAGTTTAAGTTTGAAAGTTTTTCCGTAAGGAACTGTAAGCGTGTGATATAAAACTTCTGTATCGAGAACTTTTCCGAAATACATAATCTGATCAGGAAATTTTCTGGCAACCAATTCGCCTTTGTCATTAACCAAAGCGTTTAG encodes the following:
- a CDS encoding FecR family protein, whose product is MTLEIIYKYLSNEASEQEVAQLFEWIDASEENKKEFITLKKTWALTALTGTISREVPVVTLKPKNNIRKYFKYAAVLVVCIGLARLAFYFNERTTTSKEIVLELGDGRLEYFSEKNLNALVNDKGELVARKFPDQIMYFGKVLDTEVLYHTLTVPYGKTFKLKLSDGTLVSLNSGTTLRYPEQFGINGKRNVYLSGEAFFEVAKDKQHPFIVHSEEVDIEVLGTRFNVSAYPEDKTVSSVLVEGSIQMSEKDNPLNAVLLKPTQMAVWQSESKKMITKTVDTSFYEAWTQGELAFQNTPFSTIIKIIERTYDVEIINENAVLAKQSFTGSIKISESSVENILELLKRDTPFNYSIKQNTITITPIFHN
- a CDS encoding SusC/RagA family TonB-linked outer membrane protein; translation: MTFTIHPNSRKILFFLGFLLSCFSAFSQNKTITLHVKNKPISLIIKSIEEQTDFRIIYNARKIDTEQLADINVDNASLEKTLTTLFNGKNISFYIQKKQVLLTNSNTSNDSGANQETERFITGTVYNAKDKQPLPGATIRVKGTGMGAITDFNGKFVYQLKGNDIPNLVLEVGFLGMESQSQKADDKKNFVFYLQESADELNPVIITSSYGTTKLKEEIVGSISILNAKDIAVEQASESFDKMITGQIAGVMVENTSGVGGPVKINIRGKGTLSSLTNAITGTSSQPLIIVDGVVMSEEYAIDGGDFDGSGTFAENLTNPLMKIAPENIETISVLKDAAAVGIYGADGANGVILITTKKGKKGKTQFGFSNQLGVSSAINQIKYLNGEQYTEIRNQYLKNTTTNYVPFAYNGINTDWFGLLNQAGVYNKYNFNVSGANSKFSYRTNVSYTKIDEPQMGNDTKQLNAGINLGYSSGKWDINLMLNPSFVQKDAPNIFYGFAYLPTLSPYNADGTFSNLGVSGATAGNPLAAIQQNKNETQTFGILGSINLSYKLNNNIRFATLFGMDYSDKDQDRYFSGANESGQFNGSFTLGGILYPAWGRRLLNERNSTKWNWQGQALFNKDITENHSIDGVLGFELSEDKTDFHYSSGVGYVNPGVLNKITDAIRDDNPATPNVDESKAGQSYRGEISYNSRVSLFSQLNYNYKKRYFLLANYRRDESSVFGDDTNVANNGGIGAGWIISNENFLNSASWIDFLKLKASYGTTGNSRIGSYRSKGLYNIGQNAYNGGIGATTGDAPNGNLTWEKNAKFNAGFDFNIFNRVELSVEYYYDNKTNLIATRDVPTETGYSSVQLNAASMYNKGFEVTTRIKWIKSNAFKWTTAFNISTIDSKVTDLKGLGSDYSLANIALAQKIGYSTSTIWGIKWAGVDPATGRDLIEKNGKIYDSKTYGELYTIADWEPIGDRQADAYGGFYNSFTFFNNLTLSVRGDYQIGGDFLVSDVLVDKYSNTFNRNLSVNAYDHWRNPGDIVSQSAVTSSPQLSNLSKYMYNATYIRISNVNLSYNVPLKNTFLDTLSVFADATNVAYWYKEKSPKGMNGVREYSFTYPQARTISLGVNAKF